A region from the Cannabis sativa cultivar Pink pepper isolate KNU-18-1 chromosome 9, ASM2916894v1, whole genome shotgun sequence genome encodes:
- the LOC115724078 gene encoding uncharacterized protein LOC115724078, translating to MMNQERHQGGGGAPHGILLAVVVVLVIVVPFLLGDQGEALTEAFSELLSPIGLLLLPIILLLTIQFLSSDRGSFVNSIFSTGEPDSIHRVSGSPVGVALFLVIILFLLYNRISIFGGDDDSGD from the coding sequence ATGATGAACCAAGAACGACACCAAGGCGGCGGAGGAGCACCGCACGGTATACTACTGGCGGTTGTGGTGGTGCTGGTCATCGTTGTGCCATTCCTACTGGGCGACCAAGGCGAAGCACTGACCGAGGCCTTCTCCGAGCTCCTAAGCCCTATCGGCCTCCTCCTCCTCCCTATAATTCTCCTTCTCACCATTCAGTTCCTCTCCTCCGACCGCGGATCCTTCGTAAACTCCATTTTCTCAACCGGAGAACCCGATTCGATCCACCGTGTTAGCGGTTCACCAGTCGGCGTCGCCTTGTTTCTCGTCATTATTCTTTTCCTTCTTTACAATCGCATCTCCATATTCGGCGGCGACGATGATTCCGGCGATTAA
- the LOC115722633 gene encoding chaperone protein dnaJ 49, with the protein MDGNKDEALRCVRIAEEAISSGDKRRALKFIKIAQRLNGDLPVAELLAACEKLGSSESPSESRNGRSVGEIKNEFDPLNTRERNYSEEHVQLIRQIRKNKDYYAVLGVEKTCSVEEIRKAYRKLSLKVHPDKNKAPGSEEAFKTVSKAFRCLSDGESRRQYDQTGLVDEFEYNQQHNNVRRRRRRTEQDIFEDEFDPNEIFRAFFGQSEMFRASHVYRARGMGGQQPREEFHGGGLNFMLLLQILPFLLIILLAYLPFSEPEYSLHKNYSYQVPKTTEKYGVEFYVKSTAFDNNYPIGSSARSDIEDSVIKDYKSILLRYCQVELQRRHWNKNHPTPHCNKLHNLGLA; encoded by the coding sequence ATGGATGGTAACAAGGATGAAGCACTGAGATGTGTTCGCATTGCTGAAGAAGCAATTAGCTCAGGTGACAAAAGACGTGCtttgaaattcattaaaattgCTCAGCGTCTCAATGGTGATTTGCCAGTTGCCGAGCTTTTGGCTGCTTGTGAGAAGCTTGGTTCTTCTGAGTCTCCTTCAGAGTCTAGAAATGGGAGAAGTGTAGGTGAGATTAAGAATGAGTTTGACCCGCTTAATACTAGGGAGAGAAATTATTCTGAGGAACATGTTCAGTTGATTAGGCAGATAAGGAAAAATAAAGACTATTATGCTGTTCTTGGtgtggagaagacttgttcagTTGAGGAAATTAGAAAGGCTTATAGGAAATTGTCTCTGAAAGTTCATCCTGACAAAAACAAGGCTCCTGGATCGGAAGAGGCGTTTAAGACAGTGAGCAAAGCCTTTAGGTGTTTGAGTGATGGTGAATCAAGGAGACAGTATGATCAGACTGGATTGGTTGATGAATTTGAGTATAACCAACAACACAACAATGTAAGGCGACGGCGGAGGCGAACTGAGCAGGACATTTTTGAGGATGAGTTTGACCCTAATGAAATATTCAGGGCATTCTTTGGTCAGAGTGAAATGTTTCGAGCTAGTCATGTTTATAGGGCCCGAGGAATGGGCGGTCAACAACCGAGGGAAGAGTTTCATGGGGGAGGACTTAATTTCATGCTCCTTCTTCAAATATTGCCCTTTTTGCTCATTATATTGCTTGCATATCTGCCATTTTCAGAGCCTGAATATTCACTGCACAAGAATTACTCCTATCAAGTTCCCAAGACAACTGAGAAATATGGTGTGGAATTTTATGTTAAGTCCACAGCATTCGACAATAATTATCCTATTGGAAGTTCTGCTCggagtgatattgaagatagtGTGATCAAAGATTATAAAAGTATTCTTCTGCGCTACTGCCAGGTAGAGCTTCAAAGACGGCACTGGAATAAGAATCATCCTACACCCCACTGTAACAAGCTACATAACCTTGGATTAGCGTGA
- the LOC115723187 gene encoding uncharacterized protein LOC115723187 — protein MAMAMEEVISRIVQELEDIRNSQPPPSISDSSLSDLQTLLHNDSESMDRFYDELSSKSLSPSNLVSALASAMDSGSSSFSLSASQVYLSMLLFPNSPVFTLFTPMAFLSLLRSIRRCLKHRPSGQADPNGSAQSSQIGTSRKRKMGPRGRGAKKRGRSTCNEDHESGESEFDFRVLFTVLKKLEKVMNLIHLDRFPDTLKSLIQTVAEIPVLGIEVCGNLDNYGRLSKFCSQILLEVLRPEHGDQAHSASEVLKSLSPMILQFKSQARTFALEFITIQMADAVNLSDGVKKALVNLPKYLVVKAPEKSEPRALAVDSIMEIVRILEFENQIGFVEYVMKMGQGKSNLRLLATDLILVLVTSLKDPLCLNSKTEVKDSWGMKCLEALIQRCSDVVAGIRSRALSNLSQLVGVLSGDSRSQSVLKEVLGIGNGGEGRVNELLRRRCADEKAVVRKAALLLVAKLTGLFGCGFHGALLKTMGMACSDPLVSIRKAALSALSEAYRTSPEESVIREWLHSVPRLITDNESSIQEECENLFLELVLERICRSGSIELPPSKGSICSFEEDFELLFPEGVLGLLREICHGEVAPWVKKICTNLGKKNKLKPKIAKALQTIIQMSESLWSRYCLPIEKWTAPPGAWFVLSEVSAYVAKAVDWEFLHHHWELLDKDDMGVNITSPDTLGEIYDDEEDVEANSVAWAGDRVFLLQTISNVSIVLPPEPAADLAHNLFKKLDKFNMHLTEVKAHVKALKTLCKRKASSANESDSLVMKWVNQLLSKASKILEKCISENSEANKNGSYMTPKSSTRKSRKAKSMARSLSKAVTAVYTIGSLVIHCPAADMSSIIPLLHTIITSENPDPKLNKILGPRVLFKQAAPSLYIQSWLALGKICLADGKLAKRYIPLFMQELEKSDCAALRNNLVVIMADFCIHHTALVDCYITKITKCLRDPCELVRRQTFTLLSRLLQRDYVKWRGVLFLRFLLSLVDESEKIRQLADFLFGNILKVKAPLIAYNSFIEAIFVLNDCHAHSGHTDSHGSRTESRLFSIRGNDERSRSKRMHVYVSLLKQMAPEHLLATFAKLCAEILAAASDGALNIDDVTGHSVLQDTFHILACKEIRIQANRGPSLDSAEVEEDGDGSASAAAAARGRAITQAVKKGLIQNMIPIFIELKRLLESRNSPLIGSLMECLRVLLKDYKNEIDEILVADKQLQKEIMYDMQKYEAGKTKLTAAEAVANNKNASCSFRSPDPVQVGDGKQVQDNGKLASAMADATAAATARSVLKELNKGIVSPPLTAKSVPKLKSCEKENTSRVDNPQQVLESLRKRHNFDSDDELN, from the exons ATGGCAATGGCGATGGAGGAAGTCATATCCCGAATAGTACAAGAGCTCGAAGATATTCGCAATTCACAACCACCACCATCTATCTCCGATTCCTCTCTCTCTGACCTGCAAACCCTTCTGCACAATGACTCTGAATCCATGGACCGCTTCTACGACGAGCTCTCCTCCAAGTCTCTTTCTCCCTCGAATCTCGTTTCTGCTCTTGCTTCCGCCATGGATTCTGGTTCATCTTCTTTTTCCCTCTCGGCTTCGCAGGTCTATCTCTCAATGCTTCTTTTCCCCAATTCACCTGTTTTCACTCTATTCACTCCAATGGCATTCTTGTCACTTCTCCGTTCTATTCGCCGCTGTCTCAAGCATCGGCCCTCGGGTCAGGCCGACCCAAATGGATCGGCTCAGAGCTCTCAAATTGGGACTAGCCGGAAGAGGAAAATGGGCCCCCGAGGTCGTGGAGCGAAGAAGCGTGGTCGGAGTACTTGCAACGAAGATCATGAGAGTGGAGAGAGTGAGTTTGATTTTAGGGTTTTGTTTACTGTGCTTAAAAAGTtggaaaaagttatgaatttgatACATTTGGATCGATTTCCCGATACTTTGAAGTCTTTGATTCAAACAGTTGCTGAAATTCCAGTGCTTGGGATTGAGGTATGTGGTAATTTGGATAACTACGGTAGATTGAGCAAATTCTGCTCACAGATTTTGCTTGAAGTCCTCAGGCCTGAGCACGGTGACCAAGCGCACTCGGCGTCTGAGGTGTTGAAATCATTGTCGCCTATGATTCTTCAGTTTAAATCTCAGGCGAGGACGTTTGCTCTTGAATTTATAACGATTCAAATGGCGGATGCAGTGAACCTTTCCGATGGTGTTAAGAAAGCATTGGTGAATCTTCCCAAATACTTGGTTGTAAAGGCGCCAGAGAAGTCTGAGCCTCGGGCTTTGGCTGTGGATTCGATAATGGAGATAGTTCGAATCCTGGAATTCGAAAATCAAATTGGGTTTGTGGAGTATGTCATGAAAATGGGTCAAGGAAAGTCTAATTTGAGGCTCTTGGCAACTGACCTCATTCTGGTGCTTGTGACATCATTGAAAGATCCACTGTGCCTGAATTCAAAAACTGAAGTAAAGGATTCATGGGGTATGAAATGTTTAGAGGCATTGATTCAGCGATGTTCGGATGTGGTTGCTGGAATTCGATCTCGGGCTTTGTCAAATTTGTCTCAGCTCGTGGGAGTTTTGTCAGGTGATAGTAGGAGTCAGAGTGTGTTGAAAGAAGTTCTGGGGATTGGAAATGGAGGAGAGGGTCGAGTGAATGAACTTCTGAGAAGAAGGTGTGCGGATGAGAAGGCAGTGGTAAGAAAGGCTGCACTTCTTCTGGTCGCGAAATTAACAGGTCTATTTGGCTGCGGCTTTCATGGAGCCTTGCTAAAGACTATGGGAATGGCTTGTTCAGATCCACTTGTTAGCATACGGAAAGCTGCACTTTCAGCTCTATCAGAg GCCTATAGAACATCTCCAGAAGAAAGTGTGATTCGAGAGTGGCTACATTCTGTTCCTCGCTTGATAACTGATAATGAGTCCAGCATACAAGAAGAATGTGAAAACTTGTTTCTGGAACTGGTACTGGAACGGATATGTAGATCTGGATCAATTGAGTTGCCCCCTAGTAAAGGCAGTATCTGCAGTTTTGAAGAGGATTTTGAGTTGTTATTCCCTGAAGGTGTTCTAGGTCTTCTAAGAGAGATTTGCCATGGAGAGGTGGCACCTTGGGTAAAGAAAATATGCACAAACCTTGGCAAAAAGAATAAGTTAAAGCCCAAAATTGCTAAAGCTCTTCAGACAATCATACAAATGTCTGAGTCTCTTTGGTCAAGATATTGTCTGCCAATAGAAAAGTGGACGGCTCCCCCTGGTGCTTGGTTTGTTTTGTCGGAGGTGTCAGCGTACGTTGCTAAAGCTGTAGACTGGGAGTTCCTCCACCATCATTGGGAGCTTCTTGACAAGGATGACATGGGAGTAAATATTACGAGTCCTGATACACTAGGAGAAATCTATGATGATGAAGAGGATGTAGAAGCGAATTCTGTTGCTTGGGCTGGGGATCGTGTTTTTTTATTGCAAACAATTTCCAATGTTTCTATTGTGCTGCCCCCTGAACCAGCTGCAGATTTAGCCCATAATTTGTTCAAAAAACTTGACAAGTTCAATATGCATTTGACAGAG GTTAAAGCTCATGTTAAGGCACTTAAGACACTATGCAAGCGGAAGGCTTCAAGTGCAAACGAGTCTGATTCACTTGTTATGAAATGGGTGAACCAGCTTCTCTCTAAAGCTtctaaaattttagaaaaatgcatctcagaaaaTTCAGAAGCAAACAAAAATGGCAGCTATATGACACCTAAAAGTTCAACTAGAAAGAGCAGAAAAGCGAAGTCCATGGCTAGGTCATTGTCAAAAGCAGTTACGGCAGTCTATACAATTGGGTCTTTGGTTATTCATTGTCCAGCTGCTGATATGAGCTCAATCATTCCACTTTTACATACAATAATCACATCAGAAAATCCTGATCCTAAATTGAACAAAATACTAGGCCCTAGGGTCTTGTTCAAGCAAGCAGCCCCTTCTTTATATATTCAGTCATGGTTGGCTTTGGGAAAGATTTGTCTTGCAGATGGGAAACTTGCAAAAAGATATATTCCTCTGTTTATGCAG GAGCTTGAGAAGAGTGACTGTGCAGCCCTCCGTAATAACTTGGTAGTAATCATGGCAGATTTTTGCATTCACCATACTGCTTTAGTTGATTG TTATATAACGAAGATCACAAAATGTCTCCGCGATCCATGTGAACTTGTGAGAAGGCAGACATTCACACTGCTTTCAAGACTATTGCAG AGGGACTACGTGAAGTGGAGAGGAGTTCTGTTCTTAAGATTTCTTCTCTCGCTTGTTGATGAGTCAGAAAAGATAAGGCAGCTTGCTGATTTCCTATTTGGGAATATTTTGAAAG TCAAGGCACCCCTCATTGCTTACAATAGTTTCATAGAAGCCATCTTTGTTCTGAATGACTGCCACGCTCACAGTGGACATACTGATTCACATGGCTCCCGAACTGAAAGTCGACTTTTTTCCATCAG AGGAAATGATGAGAGATCAAGGTCTAAAAGAATGCACGTTTATGTTTCTTTGCTCAAACAAATGGCGCCAGAGCACCTTTTGGCGACTTTCGCAAAGCTATGTGCAGAGATTCTTGCTGCAGCATCTGATGGTGCTCTAAATATAGATGATGTCACTGGACACTCAGTTCTTCAG GATACTTTCCACATTCTAGCTTGCAAAGAAATCAGAATACAGGCGAACCGTGGACCATCATTGGATTCTGCAGAGGTCGAAGAAGATGGAGATGGTTCAGCATCTGCTGCTGCAGCAGCTAGAGGAAGGGCCATAACACAAGCAGTCAAAAAGGGTCTTATCCAGAACATGATTCCCATCTTCATAGAGTTGAAGAGGCTATTGGAAAGCAGAAACAGTCCACTTATAGGTTCGCTCATGGAATGCCTCCGTGTTCTTCTCAAGGATTACAAAAACGAGATTGATGAAATATTAGTTGCTGATAAACAACTTCAGAAAGAGATCATGTATGATATGCAAAAGTATGAAGCGGGGAAGACCAAGTTAACAGCTGCTGAGGCTGTTGCCAACAATAAAAACGCGAGTTGTAGCTTTCGTTCACCTGATCCTGTTCAAGTTGGAGATGGTAAACAAGTTCAAGATAATGGAAAGCTTGCATCAGCAATGGCAGATGCAACAGCTGCCGCCACAGCTCGGTCTGTGCTCAAGGAACTAAACAAAGGAATAGTGTCACCTCCTTTAACTGCTAAAAGTGTACCTAAACTCAAATCTTGTGAGAAAGAAAACACTTCCAGAGTTGATAATCCTCAACAAGTATTGGAATCATTGAGGAAAAGACACAACTTTGATTCTGATGATGAATTGAACTGA
- the LOC115722265 gene encoding translationally-controlled tumor protein homolog — protein MLVYQDLLSGDELLSDSFPYKEIENGVLWEVEGKWVVQGAVDVDIGANPSAEGADADEGVDDQTVKVVDIVDTFRLQEQPPFDKKQFVTWIKRYIKLLTPKLEGEKQEEFKKGIEGATKYLLPKIKDLQFFVGESMHDDGCLVFAYYKDGCADPTFLYFAHGLKEVKC, from the exons ATGTTGGTGTACCAGGACCTTCTCAGTG GTGACGAGCTTCTCTCTGACTCCTTTCCCTACAAGGAGATTGAGAATGGTGTTCTTTGGGAGGTTGAAGGAAAG TGGGTTGTTCAAGGTGCCGTTGATGTAGATATTGGTGCAAACCCATCTGCTGAGGGTGCTGATGCCGATGAGGGTGTTGATGACCAGACTGTTAAGGTTGTGGACATCGTTGACACATTCAGGCTTCAG GAACAACCTCCTTTTGACAAGAAGCAGTTTGTGACATGGATCAAGAGGTACATTAAACTTTTGACCCCCAAGTTGGAAGGAGAGAAACAAGAGGAATTTAAGAAGGGCATTGAGGGTGCAACCAAGTACCTGCTCCCCAAAATTAAAGACCTCCAGTT CTTTGTCGGTGAGAGCATGCACGATGATGGATGCTTGGTATTCGCTTACTACAAGGATGGATGTGCCGACCCAACTTTCCTCTACTTTGCCCATGGATTGAAGGAGGTCAAGTGCTAA